DNA from Kryptolebias marmoratus isolate JLee-2015 linkage group LG15, ASM164957v2, whole genome shotgun sequence:
TTGTAcctcaaaatcaaagattattaaaaaaaaattccttatttttcttcagtgttGGCCAGTTGTCATGATCTGTCTGAATTAAGTACAGCATGCTCGGTTTTCTCAGGCAAAATGAGAagcaataaaactattttacatttaaaatatctttgGGGCCAAACAGAATGTGAGCAAGGGCCAGATTTGGCCTGCGGTCCTCAAGATTGACacatttttttagactttggcttttttttcccgcTCACATCTCACCTGACAAACACACTGTGCAGCTTGTTcttaaaaaggaggaaaatggtCAGAGGATGAAAAATAAGCGCATTAACTTCTTTTTAACCTATGATTTTTGATGCTGAGCTAAAGAGTTtaccaaattttaaaacttaaaaaaaaaatacaaggaaattggacattttttcccccatttttaataatttattgtatttaaaagcAAACCACAGGACGCAATGAATGAACATTTGTGCAAAActagtttatttacaaaacaaaatggcacgTTGTGACAGCGGGGCGGCCTTGTACATGCACGGCTCACACAGACGTCGTGCTGGCTTCGATCCACCCCGTCGCAGGGAAGTCCTGTCAGTGATGACGCCTTGAAAAGCACAACGAAAAAGGGCTTAAAACTACTTTAACTTAGAATTACACAAGGTCTTTCCTGGAGTTTTTACACGACCCGTTGCTAGTAAATATTCTTTAAATCGTTGAGTTATACTGGCACAGCTTTACAGGATGCAAGGGCTGGTCCTCTCCCCACTACTTACATGGATTTatcttttaggttttattacaCCCCTCAACCCCTCTGCGAGCCAGATGATTCATTCATGACAGCTGCGACCCCGGTGGAAGAACGCGAGGCACCAGACGCTGTTCAAACTTCCAGCTCTGCAGCTCTTCCATCGTTAAAACACCTCAGAGTCCCAAGATGTCCTGAACGAACCGTCTACCTGCAGCCAAGCTCTTCTGTACATTAATTTAAAGCGTCAGTTTAAATATCTACCTGTTcttttaatgaattaaaaaacacagtGAGGTTTGCAGCCGGGGTACCCACACATGCGGATCCATAAAAGCGTTGTCCTCATTAGTAATACGGACACGGAAAGTGTTAACGAAACTGAACTTGGTCTCTAGATTTAGTGCTTTCCATCTCTCAACAGCACCGTCGTTTAAAAGAGGAACATACAGTGAATAACACGCGAATTGGATGAAGAGCTTTCTAAAATGCCAACGCCAGCCCCATGTGCCGGACAAATATGTACAAAAAGGTACAGACACACGCATGCACGCTTTCCATCTGAAGGATCCTGAACTCCATGCTGAAGCAGTGGAAACCACTGGGTTGTAGTCCCTGCTGCTCCATCCCTCACCGGTAAAGAGTCCTTCACGATTCAGACGCAGACCGTTCGCCACACGCACGCCGTATCTTACATGGAAGTAAAGAGAAAACACGAAGGGAAGAAAAGTAAAGAGTCGGTTGTGGGGCAGACTGGGGGCCAGGTGAGGCGGGAACGAGGAGGAAACGTCCCTTGAAGCGATCAGGTGAGCAGTTCAGTGGGGTGCCAGGTGTGGGTTCgggtggagggagggagggagggtgggAGAGGTAAAGTTACAGCTCTGAGACTTCGGTGGAGCGGGTCGTGGGGCCAGGAGGCGCTGCGCCTGGATCAACCTGCCAGTTTACTCGCCACCAGAGAGGGTTTCCTTTGGGGCAGGTCCTGAGGGGTGGGAATGTGGTCCCCTGTGATCTCAGTCTTCTCTGGCGCCGCTGCTGGCAGCTGTTTGTTCTTTATCTTCGCTTTGGCCATGTTGTAGTCGCCGGAGTCAAAGTATTTttgctgcagagagagagaaaaacggactctgaattacaaaaaacaaaacaaaagaagcagcgtgggtaataaaataaaagccagaaactgatggattttgttttaaaagctacaCTGTAAAACAGAGTCCTTGTTGCTGTATGAAGCAATGttgttttaagagaaaatatttactttaaatgatAAACTTGGTTACTGTGGTTGTGACTACGCTGCAGTTATGTTGAGGTAATGAAGGACGAAAGGGAGATActgtaagcaaaataaaaggagtggttgttttgtttgttaccCCTTATATAGATAACatgaacagcttttattttatagtcTTCACTCGTTTTATTGTATGAAGAAAATTTCaacaaaaggttaaaatgaaaaaaaaaaaaaaaaaactagaccaaacaacacattttagtcAGACTCCACTTTTAGGAGATTAACTGGAGCCTGGTAAGAGTCTCAGGATCGgatgtaaaagtttttatttgtttgttttaggagtGAAAAGACCTGAAAGCATCTATAGGTGTCTGCTTTGATAAAAGCTGTTCAAACCATCTAAATGCTCAGGAAAGAAGGTTCAGTGCTTCCTCTTTTATCTCACTCAACATGGGAATGTAAGCACATAATCTAAtttacctttttgtctttttcattacTCAGTCATAACCTTTAGCTTTCTTATTTCCCTCAAAATTTACAAATGTAGCTCTAACAGACACATTTgtgacatgaaataaaaactcaaattacCAATTtactgttttggattttgttgccgctttaaaaaaaaaaacaacacaacacgaaacaaacaaacaaacccgtTTACAAGCTACAGAACTCTGAGGATCCAGAGGCGTCTCTTGTAAATGCCTGTTTTCTCCGGTGACCAGTCACAATTTTTACAACACTGAACAGAAAATTTCCCATTCCCTAGTTACAGCAGTCTTTTTATCgttaaaaatcacacaaaaacaagcgtTTCCAGCTGTCCAACTGGGGAGTTTATTTTTGGTTGGTTGCTTTTCTCAACCGTATGATTAATATCTTTAGGTTTCTGCAGCGAGAAATCAAAGATCTCAGTGTTAACCAGCATTCTGGAGAAAACATTGATACGAACCGAGAGTCCATACAATGCAGACGCTGTAAGAGATGTTGACTAGCCTCGGGCAAACACGAGAAATTAACTCACCCCCTTCTGCAAGCGCTTGCGGAGCAAATCGGAGCCTCCGGGCTTGTTCCCTAAATTTGGATATCTGGCCTTCAGTTTGGCCTCCTCTGCTTTCTCAGGACTGATCACCTTGTCCTGCACTTCCTGAAAACCAGAAGAAAAATGACACACCGGGGTGCAGTGCAGCCAAAATATATAACATATATTAGAGCAATTTTAGACTAGaggctgggaaaaaaaaaaacccagaaacgTTCATTTGAAAGGGATAACGTTTAAGCAAATCCAGTGAgccctttttttctcctgaaaaatgttttaaaataacaagcATTCTGCAAAGACAAGGACTGCTTCTGTTCTTCAGCCGTCAGGACCTTCGACATGAATTAAAGCTGGACACCGTAAACAGCGGACAGAAGACCAACAACATCCACACAGTCCAAGTTTTAAGTCCTAACAAACAGgacttcaaatgttattttctttctaacaTGTTTAACTGTAATAAGTTAATTCATGTTTAAAAGGAGGGTCATGTAAGGCCATGCTAGCCTGTGGGAGAGGAGGAAGTAGGGGATCTCTAGTGCGCAGACTCTGGACACAAAAATAATGAAGGGAAGACACCGCAGTAAGGAAGTAAAACAATTTGATGCTTCTGAGCAACgtttaaatgtaaaagcttGGGTCCCCAGATGTTACTCTGACACATACttcacaccaaaacaaaaaagccccGCAGTTTTTGgatctggttctgtttggagTAGGACCACAGCTAAACACGCAGGAAAGTGAGCCCTGAGGACCAAGGCTGGGAGCCTTTGCAGTTTGAGCTCAAACAAGTCAAACACGTGGAGGCCCCACCTCGAAACCTAATCTGAACCTCCCAATGACAGCTTAATGACAGAAACCACACCAGACCTTCAGAGGTCCAGTGGTCCCAGCTGTTTTCAAAGATGACCCCTTAATATGAAGAGGTCATTACACTAGGGCTGAACAGTATCTAATATCCAATTTATCTAAAGATAAACATACAAAAGTGCGCGAGTTTTCTTTACCGCCTCACCAACACCGACTGTACAAGCTAACATTCAGTGAAACGCGAtgaaatggacaaaaaataaacctcTTGTCGAGTCAGGTTTTATTCCCAAAGCCCTTTTAAGAGGTTTCAGTACAAGCTTGGTGTTTAACATTGTCCGAAGCAGGCAGAACATCGGTGTTAAGCTAAGCTACCGCTAGCATTTAGCCAGTGTGAGAATGACAGTTAGCAGCTAGCGCTAGCTAACAGGGCAGACATTCACAGCGGCATATATATTCACACACCAGCCTCAGCCCCCCGAAAAAAGGCTGCTGTCGTCGAGGCTGCTGAGTCATACATAACGAAGGTGTTGTGTTTGGTTAAGGGTCTGGTTGCTAGCTTTAGCTGATATGTCAACAATGACGCGCGCTGGTGGACCAGGCTAAACGTTACAGGTAGCTGTTAGAAGTCAACGACGCTCCGCTTCGGCTAAGTGTTCCAGCCGCACAGTTACCGTCTCCTCCACCGACGTCTCCTCTGCGGTCTGCGTCTCCTCGTTATCTCCCGACATTTCTAAGTGAGCTCGATCAAGGCACTGCTCAATAGTTCGAGAGGGGGAAAATAATCCGCTGTTTTGACTTTCTGtagccaacacacacaccactgccGCCGCCGAGCTGCTAAAGGCTCGCTCccgctttaaaaaataaaaaataaatacgaCGTCACGGAGCGCGATCCAGTTCCTGCCGTGCACCCGCACGCTGCGAGTTGGGGATTGCGTAACACGAAACGGATCAGCTGTCGAGGCCATGTGCTGCCACGAAATCCCGTCGCTAATCCTCAAACATGAAGGATGCTGCTCTGATTAACACAGCGCAGCTCTTTAAAAAAGTCCCCAATATTAGATCTTCATTCAGGGCGTCTTATAGAGAATATTCTTCAATTTCCCAGATAGACATAAGTGATAGCTGACATAATGTGTGATCATACAGGCAGGGTTtgaagcagtggtgtccaatccttggtcctggagggccactatcctgcatgtatTAGTTGATTCCCTGATTTTCAACAGGTTCTCAAGTATGAAATTAGCTTGTTTATctctcagtcattcaaatcagttgtGTCAAACCagagaaacacataaaacatgcaagatggtGTCCCTTCAGGacaaggattggacaccacaGGTTTAAAGTCTCACCTTGTGGAAGGAGTTTACAACCTAGCTTCAGTTTGAGCTTTGCACACCCCTAAAATCTGGTTGTGTTCTGGACTTTAAGCCATTGCCAAACCTTggatcttttctctttttttatccagtCATTTTGCTGGTGTGCATGGAACCACATTGTGTTTTAGTCATCAGACAGATAGACTCACATTTGACTTTGGTCACGATCAGCTGAAAGATTGCAAAGTGCCCACGCAGGTCGTTTGGCTGCGCAGTCAGTCCAAGCTATCGTTCTTTCAACACTGAATTTATGAGGAGTTTGTGCTGAGAAACAAGGATTGGGCTGTTTTACAAAGTTATTTGTTACATATCTGGTATTATCTTACAGCTGCATCATGTGTTACTGCCTTTACATGACAGTCAATGAATCAGCACTGGATATCAAATCCAGGAATTAGTGTTATTTTACGTACTACAGTGAGTTTGTGATTTCTGACTGGTTCAAATCGATGCAATCTGCTGAAAAGTCACCTGTCACCCCCACAAACACCAAGTCTTTCAACACAGTAAGATTGTGAAAACAGTGTTGTCATTTGCACCTCTTTAGGTCACTGTAAATGAAGTTGTTTTGAAAGCGCACTGAGTTTCTCAATACTGAATTGCAGCTGAAGTACAGGGAACCCGGCGAGGggaaggaaacacaaaaaaggagacAGCAGATTTTCAAGAATGCTTTAGAAGATAGAGatatattttttcagatttgaataTTAATGTCAAAAATACACACTATGATATACAGTTTGCACTACATCATCTTAGCATGACAGACGTCACAAGTAGTAActgaaatattaatttaaatattaaataaactgatggTAAGTAAACTGAAAGTGAACGGTGTAAACACTAAAACTAACATTACTCTTTCTATTGCAACACTTCCAATAAAGTGGTTTTGTAACAGTACAAAAGTATTAGAATATGactattttctgtttcatttccagttctaatgaaaaccaaaaagaaaaaaagggggggaaaaaaaaaaattcacagtgCACTTCTGATGTCCTGCTCTGATGTTTTTAGGGAAATTCATGGTGATTGcttgtttgtcttcttcagtGGTCCATGGGATGTGTTGCACTACAGCTTGGCACCCGGTTTTCTCCTCCGCGTGCACGCCCTCGGCTCCGAGCTCAGGAATCGCACAGGGGTCACGCAACTGAGTTCACATTTAGCTGAATCAGTCAAATATTCAAGGACATTAGGAATctcactaaacaaaaaaacccaaaacaaaacaaaaaaaccgtGTTGCTTTGAGTTAATAGGAATTTAGAGAGTAAATAAATAGAGATTTATCTGTTTGCGTCAGCAGAGAAAAATAGCCTAATTTCCTCTGAACAAATTTAAAGTGTCTAAACTGCTTCTGTGGACGACGAGCACTGGTCTCCGCTCTCCTGCCAGACGCTGGAGAGGATTCACACAACagcatgaaaaaataaaaatccttttaaatacGGTAACAATATTCTGACCAGGATCACAAACTCTTCCGACAACTAACTTTGACCCAACCCTCCTGTTCCAAGGTTGTGCACTAAACAGAGAACGAGGTGTATTTCCGATGAGTCTCTCAGGCTCTTCGCCGACCCCACTGTCAGTTCCAGGTGACAGACGGGATGAAACTTCAGTTCGTGGACACCGGCCTACAGGCGGGACCTGCTGACTGTCATCCATAAACCTCATCTCTTTCCAAACTACAAGCCATGAGCTGATGGGGTGAATAAAAGTCAATCGCTGGCATCGAGGTGTGACTGAAGCTTCGGTAATGGATGCACCCGGATGGACGAAAGGGGGCGTCGAGCTTCAGCAGCGAGGAGAAAACGGCGGGTCGATGGGAGATTCTGTGAAGGACTGGAGCTCGTAGGCAGCACCGCTGTCCACCTCCATCGACTTCCTGGAGAACAGCAGACGGATGTCCCTGTGAAGGTAGAGCTTCCCGGACTTCGAGCTCTGGAACCTGGAGGGAGACGGCAGACGGAGGAGAATcaacaaacagagcagaaaggacGTCTCGGCAGCCGGGTGTGTGTTTTCCCAGCCAGCAGCAGCTCGCCCACCTCAGATGAACGAGGTAGCGCAGGGTGCGGACTTGGCCCTGGGAGAGGGGCTTCCTGCTGCTGTGATTGTTTGAGTCGCGGCGAACGGGAACAGAAAAGGTTCTCTGGCGGAGGAAGGTCTGGTGACCGGCTGGCATGGCTCTTAGATCGTACATCACAACAAACATCTTTACCACCGTCTTGTTAGGGTTGAATAAGGTCTGAAagattgaaacagaaaaattcgaagggttttaaactctgtttgcaATCCAGTAAGACCAAATTTTATATGGCCTATAAAAAGTGAGTAACACACTGAACCTAGCATCCAAACAGTGCAATAAAGTTTATATAAGAAAACACTTTCCAAATTCCAAAAATATAAGCAGAAAGCCAAGCTCTTGGAGCTTTTTGTTACAGGATGAACTTCCCATTACAGCCACTAGGAGTCTCTGTTTCCTTTAGTGATTTAATCTGCTCTTAGCTCAGTGCCATGAACACACTGGAATGGAAAACACTCCATGGacacaaacatttgaacaaCATTTCTACTACTGTGAAAAAAATTCCTAACCACTTGAATGGTTCCTGATGGAGGTACACGGTAGCCCCTTTTTCCCAGGGACTCCAGGTTTATCACACCCTGTGAGAAAACATACGACAGTCACGGTGTCACAAGCAGGCATACAAAAGGAGctcacacactcgcacacaaacGCACTAAAGACAATTTCAGCACTAGGCTCAGCTTTGCGGGGTAAGAAAAAGGGGGTATTTTGGTTTATAAAGGGAAAAACGTGAGCTCACCATGTATGGTGAGGGAGCGTTGTCATCAGAGACGCTGTAGAACAACACGTCCACAGGTAAGGTGAGGTGACTTGGGCAGAAGGATCCGCTGGCTCCCACCTCGGCTGTAAAACCTTCCACTGTGCCTAAAGGCTCCAGGCGATAGTTCAGCACACACTCCTGAGGACACGGAGCTCAGTATGAAACATTTCCTGTCCGTCTTCAAAGCAGTGAcaaacttttacagttttacgGCCATGAAAATGGACAGCTTCTGCACAGAGCTGTGCAGATTTTCAACTCTGAAGAAAAACTTGGGTGAGTGAATAGGAGCCATTGTCCAGAAAAACAGATGATGCTATACCTCAAAGTTTCCCAGCAGGCTGAGACTGGCAGGTGGAGCGCTGGCGCTGAACAGCTGCTGTGACTCATCTGTGTCGCCTTCTCTCTTCGGACACACCCTGAGGGGTTAAAACCACACACGCTCGATCAACTCGTTCTCCACGGGTGACGTAAAAAGCATCGCAAGTcactttaaatgacaaaacatcCCCGGTGTGACTGAATACACCTGTAACACagatctgataaaaaaaaacacctcaggCTGATTTATTTGGCTGTAAACAGAAACAGCCGTCACCAAGACAACTGGCTTTCTAGGCCAACCGGTCACGTGATCAAATCTTAAATAACAATTCTGATCAGACGACAAAAGACGCCGTTTGATGGTTGAAAATTAACTTTCAACCCAGAGCTCCACGCTCCCCAAACATCTGCCTTATAAAAGAGCAGCGCCGAGCTTCCACCCACATCTGCTGTGTGTAGGCAGAGGCATGAATCTCTGCGTGCGCACAGCCAGCTCGGTTCCGACTGCCATTTGCAGCCGAACACGTGCGATTCGAGACTCAGCCGCGGAGGAGCGGAGCTGCGTCCGATGCCAGCGTGGGGATATCTTTCTCTGGAGAGCTGTTAGATCTCATCACACAGGCGAAGATCTTCGTGCAAGGCAGCCTTTCTGCCAAAAGCCATCAGGCAAACATAAAACCTCCAACCAGGCTTATAAATGTATTCGATAAATGTGATAACACAAGTAAGaccaaataaactaaaacaaccaaCACAGGAAATATGAGCCCTCAAGTGCCTAAAACAGCCTGCGATCAtagcagaaaaataacacaGTGTTAATGTGTTGATCACAttgttttaaacctttcatGTGCCTAGCAACAAAATGTGACCACAAGTTTAATTTGCAGGGCACGCTACGTCAGCGTGATTTCCTTTGCACCTTATCTAGTTATCGTcgtgaagggaaaaaaaacaaaaaatatgcagaaccactaaaaacatttgtgctAATTATCTTTCCACCCTTCCATGTCTCTCTGTGGTTTGATCCACCGCTATCTGGAaccccccctcacccccacaGCTTTTAGTTCAACCGCTTGCTAAAACGAAACACGTTCATAATTGTACCCcaactaatttttttttgtttgtttgcttcgtTACTTCACAGTTAGTGTGAGGCATATCCTGAAGCGACTATCCTCTGGAGAGGCAGAATGTTCTGTTTGCAATTAGGATGCAGCACGCTTGGTTCAATTAAATGTGaagcattttataataaagcGCTTTATCTTTTAATTAATATACCCGCTTTTTCAGCCCCCTCCCTTTCAGAGTCTGACAGCAGATTTCACCCACGTCCTGCGAGACTTTTGTTGCGAAGAATTTCGGCGTGGTTAACTTCGGCGAACCCCCCGCTCGATCTAGATTACTCATAAAAGTGGGCGTAGCATCAAAAAGGAACGCTTTAAGTGTCTAATATCAAACACAGAGTTATCCTTAACATAAAAGTAGACAAATGAGGTGAAAATACATGTCATTATCAAATATAAGGACAACTGTATACATCACTGTGGTTCCCTGACCCTGGCCTGGTGAACAAACTGAGTTTTCCAGCTAtagcaaaatgacaaaaaaaaaaccatcccaGGTGAGAAAATTAGTACCTTTTCCCAGAAGACCAAGGCAAACCCTTACAGCCAGTCAGAGAGATGTCCAGGTCAAAGTAACCTGTTTGATTTTTCCTCTGAggaacctgcagcagaaacagaacatgATTAACACGGGGCAGCTGAGACGTAcctgatgaggaaaaaaaaaaacactatttaaagCTTGTTAGACTAATAAATCTATGTTTTCATTATGAAACGATAACGGTTTTACGATGCTCAACATAAAAACCATTAAAGGACTCTTCATACCTCAACAAATGTCTGTATTTTACAGTATGAgtcaatgtgtttgtgtgaacttGTGTGTTGCTCGAGTTCCCATGAGTGTGCGTGTTTTTGAGGTTATATGTGAGTAACGTGATCAAACTGGGATGGTAAAAGTAATTTTTACTACTTCACATGACTGATGAGGGACAGATGAGTCACGTGGCTTTCAGCGTGCCATTTATGTGTGTATAATAACTCCAGATAACCACTTAGCAGCCCagcagcaattaaaaaaaaacagttggcagatatttcagtcttttaatgaccaacatttacagtattttttttttatttattggtgaaTGTGCGGAGTGTTTCGGTTTTTCTTGGCTTGGAAAAAAAGAGTAGTGAGAGTGTCGTTATGACAAATACATGAACGCCCACGACGGCCGCTCTGTGCGCCTACACGTGAATGCAGGATCGGCGCAACAAATGCTGAAAGCCAGAAGCCGAGAGTGCCCGCGTACACGGTGACGAGCGTGAGAGCGCGCGTGTCTCTTACGGGGCTGGAGAGCAGCGGCAGGCCAGTGCACGGGTGGAAGGCCTTGGTAGCCGTGGCGTCTAATGAGTGGCGGTTCTGCTTCTTCCAGCTGTTGCACGGGCGCAGAGGCGAGGAGGGGCTGTGGGGACGCTGCAGGACATAGACGAAGACTGATTAGGACAGCGTGGAAGTGAAGACAAAAACCTCAACAGTGCTAAAATTATGATACCAGACAGAACAAAACTTAAATCAGGAAGTAGTTTCCCTCAGAGTTGTTCAgtgtaaaacaaaccaaaaaaagttaCATCTTCAACggaaaatgaaacacaaatgaaatgtttgtcGTTTCAGGAACTAAGTCTATTCACCTTCTTGCTCATAAACTTCACATTATTTTCAGGACTGCAGGTCTATGAGCAGTTTGCGAGGCATAAAGACTAGAACTAAAGGGTTTATTCAAAATCAAGTTTTCTACACTTTTTAAACTCTAAAAGTCCAAACCTCCTCTTATTTTTTCAATGCAGACATTTATTACacacatgcataaaaaaaatcctaaaaatataaatgtatttggCTAAATATggtttaaatatatatcttaCGAGAACTGATGGCGTTGGAGTCGTGTCTGGACTGGATGTGCTGGAGCCAGAATCCGAGGGCACCTGGTTCTCATCCTGCAGAGCAGAACCCGGAGCTGCCACACAGTTCTGTATCTGTATCTGCGTCTGGGTCTGAGGCTGAGGCttgctgttgtttctgttaCAGTTCGTAGCTGGGATGGCATCATCGTGATTCCAGCTGAATATCTGGGCATTTCTTGGTCTGATCTCATGGACAGGGGAGGCAGAGGGGGTTTCATGGCTGCTGAGTGTCCTGACTCGGAGCTTTTTCTGCGGGGAAGCTCGTAAACGCTGGCCAGCCTGGGCGTCAAACTGGCCGTTGAGGGAGGCTTCTTCAAGTGTAAACTGAGCACCATTATGGACTCGGGGAGAATGGCATTCGGCCCTCGGTCCAGCTTGGGGCTTGTCTGTGCAAACGGGCGTGTGCGGGGCGGCGTTGTGCACGCCGTCTCTGTGAGGTTCGTGGCTGGGTACGTGGCCGTTGGTGTAGCCATTGCTGGCAGTGTGTGATGCTTGTGGAATGTGTGTGGGGTGTGAGTATGTGCGCACGGTGTGTGTGACTGTCGTGCACATGTGTTGCAGGgggctgctgctcctgctgtgcCTGGGGGACAAAGAGGAGACGGACAGTCTCTCCTGGATGAGCCTGGTGATGTCTTGCACCGCCTGGGCAATGAGGGAGCTGTCTCTGTCCTTCTCTCTGTGCGTCTCgtctcctttcctctcctcctctcggCTTCCCGTCtcattcattttcagcttcctgcaggctgcaggtttaGGGGAGGACGTCTCCCGTTTGACAAAATTAGTTTCAGTCACAGGTGTGTTGAACGGGCCGGGCCACCCACGTCCCACGGACTCATAAGGGGGTACTTCGGGTTCTTTGGTCTTACCGGCAGCGGTGTTGTCGTGGTTGCTGCCCCACATGGCTTTGGGAGGGTTGTCGGAAGCAAACAGGCCGGGAGGGAGCGGCGGTGCCGTCGGGTCACAGAAGTTGAGCCTTTGTGCAATTCTAGCGATAACTTCTTGCCTCTCCTGCAGCAGCGAGCCAATCAAAGGATTCGTCTCATTTGCGGCAGGCCGTGGAGAGGGGCAGCGGGGTGACTCCGCCATGGAGAAATTCTTAAAAGCTCTCAGTGGCTCAGGGATAGGACCCTTTGACCTTTCAGAGTTGTTGGTACTAGAACCGAATTCATCCACCTGCGAGGGGTCGGACGAACCATTGAGGGTCGAGTACAGCCACTTTCCCGCTTTGCTTGTGGGAAGCGGGGAGGGGGAGTGAGAGCGGGAGGGTGTGGGGGAGTGAGAGGACCTGTGGAACAGGGGTGAGCCCTGACGATGGGGGATGCTGACCTGGGGGAGCTCTCCGTTGTGATACGTGTGGTTGTCACCAGGCTCCTTCTTACTGTACGGATGTGGCGCCGCAGTGTGAGGAAGGCTGTTAATGGGGATGTTGTTGATAGGTAGATTGGGGATAGGTAAACCATTGAGGAGACGGCCAGACACGGAGCCGGAGCTCTTGCCGAACATGTTAGCGTTGTGGTGAACGGTGTCTTTGCTGGGGTCCGGACTCTTTCTGAGGGTGGGCAGGCCACCATGGCTGTTGAGGTTCGGGCTGAGGCTGGGCGTCTTGCTGTAGATCGGAGGCAGGCCGGTGTGGATGCTACAGGCCAGAGTGGGATAGGTGGGCTGTCGAGGGAGCGACTGAACACGGACCTGCAGGGCAACGCTCTGGGACACGTTAGGGACAGGAAAAATGTGCTCTGATGGCGGCTGGGAAaactgccacaccaaatcttcATCAGCAGCACTGATCCTATCGAACAAAAATAATgagatcttttaaaaaaaagggaactgTTACCTTTAATCCTAGAGCCTGTCAGAACCATAATTGAATTTTTGAACCAAACGGTACACAAGATTCAACCCTTCCTTATAAATTCAACACGAACTCAACCTTAGCTTGTTTCCTGCCGCTCTAATACTTTTGTTTGACAGCAGTACAGAAAAGCCCAACAGTGTCAGTGAGCGTTAATGTCTGACCTGTACAGGATGTTCCTGGGGACGATGCCATGGGAGGCACTGAGCCAGGCGCTGAGCTGGGAGAAGAAGACGTAGGAGCGAACAGCCAATAGCAGGGTTTTCTCCTCAATGAAAC
Protein-coding regions in this window:
- the fam214a gene encoding protein FAM214A isoform X1, yielding MTLDNMKPERDATEEFFEYDAEEFLVFLTLLITEGRTPEYSVKGRTEGLHCPPAQSAMPPLHKHECSDKLPQCRQARRTRSEVILLWRNNIPIMIEVMLLPDCCYGDECPPSDPISDPVIKQDALLLERWTLQAVPRQSGDRFIEEKTLLLAVRSYVFFSQLSAWLSASHGIVPRNILYRISAADEDLVWQFSQPPSEHIFPVPNVSQSVALQVRVQSLPRQPTYPTLACSIHTGLPPIYSKTPSLSPNLNSHGGLPTLRKSPDPSKDTVHHNANMFGKSSGSVSGRLLNGLPIPNLPINNIPINSLPHTAAPHPYSKKEPGDNHTYHNGELPQVSIPHRQGSPLFHRSSHSPTPSRSHSPSPLPTSKAGKWLYSTLNGSSDPSQVDEFGSSTNNSERSKGPIPEPLRAFKNFSMAESPRCPSPRPAANETNPLIGSLLQERQEVIARIAQRLNFCDPTAPPLPPGLFASDNPPKAMWGSNHDNTAAGKTKEPEVPPYESVGRGWPGPFNTPVTETNFVKRETSSPKPAACRKLKMNETGSREEERKGDETHREKDRDSSLIAQAVQDITRLIQERLSVSSLSPRHSRSSSPLQHMCTTVTHTVRTYSHPTHIPQASHTASNGYTNGHVPSHEPHRDGVHNAAPHTPVCTDKPQAGPRAECHSPRVHNGAQFTLEEASLNGQFDAQAGQRLRASPQKKLRVRTLSSHETPSASPVHEIRPRNAQIFSWNHDDAIPATNCNRNNSKPQPQTQTQIQIQNCVAAPGSALQDENQVPSDSGSSTSSPDTTPTPSVLRPHSPSSPLRPCNSWKKQNRHSLDATATKAFHPCTGLPLLSSPVPQRKNQTGYFDLDISLTGCKGLPWSSGKRVCPKREGDTDESQQLFSASAPPASLSLLGNFEECVLNYRLEPLGTVEGFTAEVGASGSFCPSHLTLPVDVLFYSVSDDNAPSPYMGVINLESLGKRGYRVPPSGTIQVTLFNPNKTVVKMFVVMYDLRAMPAGHQTFLRQRTFSVPVRRDSNNHSSRKPLSQGQVRTLRYLVHLRFQSSKSGKLYLHRDIRLLFSRKSMEVDSGAAYELQSFTESPIDPPFSPRC
- the fam214a gene encoding protein FAM214A isoform X2, whose protein sequence is MTLDNMKPERDATEEFFEYDAEEFLVFLTLLITEGRTPEYSVKGRTEGLHCPPAQSAMPPLHKHECSDKLPQCRQARRTRSEVILLWRNNIPIMIEVMLLPDCCYGDECPPSDPISDPVIKQDALLLERWTLQAVPRQSGDRFIEEKTLLLAVRSYVFFSQLSAWLSASHGIVPRNILYRISAADEDLVWQFSQPPSEHIFPVPNVSQSVALQVRVQSLPRQPTYPTLACSIHTGLPPIYSKTPSLSPNLNSHGGLPTLRKSPDPSKDTVHHNANMFGKSSGSVSGRLLNGLPIPNLPINNIPINSLPHTAAPHPYSKKEPGDNHTYHNGELPQVSIPHRQGSPLFHRSSHSPTPSRSHSPSPLPTSKAGKWLYSTLNGSSDPSQVDEFGSSTNNSERSKGPIPEPLRAFKNFSMAESPRCPSPRPAANETNPLIGSLLQERQEVIARIAQRLNFCDPTAPPLPPGLFASDNPPKAMWGSNHDNTAAGKTKEPEVPPYESVGRGWPGPFNTPVTETNFVKRETSSPKPAACRKLKMNETGSREEERKGDETHREKDRDSSLIAQAVQDITRLIQERLSVSSLSPRHSRSSSPLQHMCTTVTHTVRTYSHPTHIPQASHTASNGYTNGHVPSHEPHRDGVHNAAPHTPVCTDKPQAGPRAECHSPRVHNGAQFTLEEASLNGQFDAQAGQRLRASPQKKLRVRTLSSHETPSASPVHEIRPRNAQIFSWNHDDAIPATNCNRNNSKPQPQTQTQIQIQNCVAAPGSALQDENQVPSDSGSSTSSPDTTPTPSVLRPHSPSSPLRPCNSWKKQNRHSLDATATKAFHPCTGLPLLSSPVPQRKNQTGYFDLDISLTGCKGLPWSSGKRVCPKREGDTDESQQLFSASAPPASLSLLGNFEECVLNYRLEPLGTVEGFTAEVGASGSFCPSHLTLPVDVLFYSVSDDNAPSPYMTLFNPNKTVVKMFVVMYDLRAMPAGHQTFLRQRTFSVPVRRDSNNHSSRKPLSQGQVRTLRYLVHLRFQSSKSGKLYLHRDIRLLFSRKSMEVDSGAAYELQSFTESPIDPPFSPRC